Genomic segment of Candidatus Korarchaeum sp.:
CAGATCCCGAGGTTGTACGAAAATCGTAATAGAAAGATCGCTATGATTTAGATTGGTTCGATCTTCGTATATTTTTCGCATCTGCTGAACGAAATGCTTATATATAATTCCTAATCCCGTATCCCAAAACTATCGAATCGATTCACGTTATACGTCTATGTAACATCGATCTCTTGAACTGTGAGGGGGATGAGAATTGAGATGGTACGAGTGGTTCTTCCCCGAGCTGGATATACCTAGGTTAGCTAGGAGGCTCCCCTCACATGACCTAGTGATAACAGATACTACTCTGAGGGACGGTCAGCAGGGGAGCAGGCCATTCAGCAAGGATGAGTGCATCAAGATATACTCTATCCTATCAGAGCTAGACAGTGGGAGCGGGGTCATAAGGGATATAGAACTATTTCCATACACACCGAAGGATAGGGAAGTAATAAAGGTCCTCAGGGATTTCGGGACTACGCCAAATCCTATAGGGTGGGTCAGGGCGAGAATTGAGGATCTGAAGCTCGTGAAGGAGTGCGGCCTAGATACTACGGTGCTCCTCACTTCAGTCTCCGATTACCATATCCACTACAAGCTAAAGATGAGCAGGACTGAAGCCAGGGAGAAGTTCTTATCAGCGATAAGGGAGGGCTTGAGGATGGGATTGAGGCTCAAGGTAGCTATGGAGGACATAACTAGATCAGATATTTACGGCTTCGTCCTCCCATTCATAGAGGAAATCTTGAGGATCTCGGAGAGGGAAGGAGGGGAGGTGAGCTTCAAGATCTCGGATACCTTGGGCCTAGCCCTCCCCTTTCCGGAATCTCCCCTTCCTAGAGGGGTTCCCAGGCTCATAAGAGTTCTTATAGAGGAGATGGGATTGAGAAGCGAGCAGATCGAGTTCCATGGTCACAACGATTTTCACCTAGTTGTAGCGAACCATCTGGCTGCTTGGCTCTACGGTGCCTCTATATCGAACTGCACGCTCATGGGCATAGGGGAGAGAGCGGGCAACTGCCCTCTCGAAGCTATAGCTATAATGCACTCACAACTATCAGGAGAGAGGAAGCTCAATCTCAAGGCATTGAGTAAAATAATAGATGTATTCAGTGAGATGGGATTCAGGATACCGGAATTCTATCCCATACTCGGGGAAAATGCGTTCAAAACTAAAGCGGGGATTCATATAGATGGTTTGCTGAAGAATCCAG
This window contains:
- a CDS encoding 2-isopropylmalate synthase produces the protein MRWYEWFFPELDIPRLARRLPSHDLVITDTTLRDGQQGSRPFSKDECIKIYSILSELDSGSGVIRDIELFPYTPKDREVIKVLRDFGTTPNPIGWVRARIEDLKLVKECGLDTTVLLTSVSDYHIHYKLKMSRTEAREKFLSAIREGLRMGLRLKVAMEDITRSDIYGFVLPFIEEILRISEREGGEVSFKISDTLGLALPFPESPLPRGVPRLIRVLIEEMGLRSEQIEFHGHNDFHLVVANHLAAWLYGASISNCTLMGIGERAGNCPLEAIAIMHSQLSGERKLNLKALSKIIDVFSEMGFRIPEFYPILGENAFKTKAGIHIDGLLKNPAIYLPFDPAIIGRPYSIEISPYSGRSGIIYWLARKLNIEEWESLKEDPRVELAYREMLKIFEEGRTEPLSEEEALSLLKKYFPELSEVSELCR